The following are from one region of the Pseudomonas lalucatii genome:
- a CDS encoding DMT family transporter, with amino-acid sequence MHSAPPLVLNDGYARGFVLVLLSAFCYGLQPLFAQYAYAGGADPVGLLLVRFAIAAAILLLFLRLRGMRLPRGRLAGQNLLVGIGYGLAALGYYSASRSTSVSLAVILMFSFPAFVTALSIAYLGERTNALKLLSLVLALGGVLLATGLSLRGNLTGVLWALFSALSYGAAIVYGTHSIRHEQPLASAAMVLLGCALTFAVAALCWGASTPSGAPAWWSMLGLALFATILPVAFFLAGSPLIGPSAASTLSTLEPVVAVTIAVLLIGEQISTGMLGGGLMVVIAAIILSRQGGTLPEPALVPVPVPEEPDEIL; translated from the coding sequence ATGCACAGCGCGCCTCCCCTGGTACTGAATGACGGCTATGCCAGGGGCTTCGTGCTCGTGCTGCTGTCGGCCTTCTGCTACGGCCTGCAGCCGCTGTTCGCCCAGTACGCCTATGCCGGCGGCGCCGACCCGGTGGGCCTGCTGCTGGTGCGCTTCGCCATCGCCGCGGCGATCCTGCTGCTGTTCCTGCGCCTGCGCGGGATGCGCCTGCCGCGCGGGCGCCTGGCCGGGCAGAACCTCTTGGTGGGCATCGGCTACGGCCTGGCGGCGCTGGGCTACTACAGCGCCAGCCGCAGCACCTCGGTGAGCCTGGCGGTGATCCTGATGTTCTCCTTCCCGGCCTTCGTCACCGCCCTGTCCATCGCCTACCTGGGCGAGCGCACCAATGCGCTCAAATTGCTCAGCCTGGTGCTGGCCCTGGGCGGCGTGCTGCTGGCCACCGGCCTGAGCCTGCGCGGCAACCTGACCGGGGTGCTCTGGGCGCTGTTCTCGGCCCTGAGCTACGGCGCGGCGATCGTCTACGGCACCCACAGCATCCGCCACGAGCAGCCCTTGGCCTCGGCGGCCATGGTGCTGCTGGGCTGCGCCCTGACCTTCGCCGTGGCCGCGCTGTGCTGGGGGGCGTCCACGCCGTCCGGGGCACCGGCCTGGTGGTCGATGCTGGGCCTGGCGTTGTTCGCCACCATCCTGCCGGTGGCCTTCTTCCTCGCCGGCTCGCCGCTGATCGGCCCCTCCGCGGCCTCCACCCTGTCGACCCTGGAGCCGGTGGTGGCGGTGACCATCGCCGTGCTGCTGATCGGCGAACAGATCAGCACCGGCATGCTCGGCGGCGGTTTGATGGTGGTGATCGCGGCGATCATCCTGTCGCGCCAGGGCGGCACCTTGCCGGAGCCCGCGTTGGTGCCGGTGCCGGTACCCGAGGAGCCGGACGAGATTCTCTAG
- a CDS encoding NADH:flavin oxidoreductase, protein MSNDPLLQPYQLKHLTLRNRIITTSHEPAYPEDGMPKALYRAYHVERAKAGVALTMTAGSAAVSRDSPPVFNNILAYKDEVVGWMKDLTDECHEHGAAVMIQLTHLGRRTRWDKGDWLPVVSPSHNREAAHRAFPKQIEDWDIERIIKDYADAAERMQAAGLDGIELQAYGHLMDQFWSPLTNELDAPYGGSLDNRLRFTFDVLKAVRQRVGNQFIVGVRYTADEALSGGLSAEDGLDISRRLKDSGMVDFLNIIRGHIDTDAGLTDVIPIQGMASAPHLDFAGQIRAATDFPTFHAAKIQDVATARHAIATGKVDMVGMTRAHMTDPHIVRKLIEGREEAIRPCVGANYCLDRIYQGGAAYCIHNAATGRETTMPHEIAQAAARRKVVIVGAGPAGLEAARVAGERGHQVLVIEAADQPGGQVRLTARSPRRREMLGIIDWRMEQCTALGVEFRFNSWAEAESIRAEQPDVVIIATGGYPHSEVLSAGNELVVSAWDILSGDVKPGTNVLLFDDAGDHTALQAAELIAQSGARLEIMTPDRSFAPEVMAMNLVPYMRSLQKLDTTFTVTYRLASVAREGQTLVAQIDSDYGGVRKQRHVDQVVVNHGTLPMDELYLELKPYSRNLGAVEYADLIVGQPQTRDDNPAGEFQLFRIGDAVAARNTHAAIYDALRLVKDL, encoded by the coding sequence ATGTCCAACGACCCGCTACTCCAGCCCTACCAGCTCAAGCACCTGACCCTGCGCAACCGCATCATCACCACCTCCCACGAGCCGGCCTACCCCGAGGACGGCATGCCCAAGGCGCTGTACCGCGCCTACCACGTGGAACGGGCCAAGGCCGGGGTGGCCCTGACCATGACCGCCGGCTCGGCGGCGGTGTCGCGCGACAGCCCGCCGGTGTTCAACAACATCCTCGCCTACAAGGACGAGGTGGTCGGCTGGATGAAGGACCTGACCGACGAGTGCCACGAGCACGGCGCCGCGGTGATGATCCAGCTGACCCACCTGGGCCGGCGCACCCGCTGGGACAAGGGCGACTGGCTGCCGGTGGTGTCGCCCTCGCACAACCGCGAGGCGGCGCACCGCGCCTTCCCCAAGCAGATCGAAGACTGGGACATCGAACGCATCATCAAGGACTACGCCGACGCCGCCGAGCGGATGCAGGCCGCCGGCCTCGACGGCATCGAGCTGCAGGCCTACGGCCACCTGATGGACCAGTTCTGGTCGCCTTTGACCAACGAGCTGGACGCGCCCTACGGCGGCTCCCTGGACAACCGCCTGCGTTTCACCTTCGACGTGCTCAAGGCCGTGCGCCAGCGGGTCGGCAACCAGTTCATCGTCGGCGTGCGCTACACCGCCGACGAGGCCCTGAGCGGCGGCCTCAGCGCCGAGGACGGCCTGGACATCTCGCGCCGCCTCAAGGACAGCGGCATGGTGGATTTTCTCAACATCATCCGCGGCCACATCGACACCGACGCCGGCCTCACCGACGTCATCCCGATCCAGGGCATGGCCAGCGCGCCGCACCTGGACTTCGCCGGGCAGATCCGCGCCGCCACCGACTTCCCCACCTTCCACGCGGCGAAGATCCAGGACGTGGCCACCGCGCGCCACGCCATCGCCACCGGCAAGGTCGACATGGTCGGCATGACCCGCGCCCACATGACCGACCCGCACATCGTGCGCAAGCTGATCGAGGGCCGCGAAGAAGCCATCCGCCCCTGCGTCGGCGCCAACTACTGCCTGGACCGCATCTACCAGGGCGGCGCGGCCTACTGCATCCACAACGCCGCCACCGGCCGCGAAACGACCATGCCCCACGAGATTGCCCAGGCCGCCGCGCGGCGCAAGGTGGTGATCGTCGGCGCCGGCCCGGCCGGCCTGGAGGCGGCCCGGGTGGCCGGCGAACGCGGCCACCAGGTGCTGGTGATCGAGGCGGCCGACCAGCCCGGCGGCCAGGTCCGCCTGACCGCCCGCAGCCCGCGCCGCCGCGAGATGCTCGGCATCATCGACTGGCGCATGGAGCAATGTACGGCGCTGGGTGTGGAATTCCGCTTCAACAGCTGGGCCGAGGCCGAGAGCATTCGCGCCGAGCAGCCCGACGTGGTGATCATCGCCACCGGCGGCTACCCCCACAGCGAAGTGCTCAGCGCCGGCAACGAACTGGTGGTCTCGGCCTGGGACATCCTCTCCGGCGACGTCAAGCCGGGCACGAACGTGCTGCTGTTCGACGACGCCGGCGACCACACCGCCCTGCAGGCCGCCGAGCTGATCGCCCAGAGCGGCGCCAGGCTGGAGATCATGACCCCGGACCGCAGCTTCGCCCCGGAAGTCATGGCGATGAACCTGGTGCCCTACATGCGCTCGCTGCAGAAGCTCGACACCACCTTCACCGTCACCTACCGCCTGGCCTCGGTGGCCCGCGAAGGCCAGACCCTGGTGGCGCAGATCGACAGCGACTACGGCGGCGTGCGCAAACAGCGCCACGTCGACCAGGTGGTGGTCAACCACGGCACCCTGCCGATGGACGAGCTGTACCTGGAACTCAAGCCCTACTCGCGCAACCTCGGCGCGGTCGAATACGCCGACCTGATCGTCGGCCAGCCGCAGACCCGCGACGACAACCCGGCCGGCGAGTTCCAGCTGTTCCGCATCGGCGACGCGGTGGCCGCGCGCAACACCCATGCGGCCATCTACGACGCCCTGCGGCTGGTCAAGGACCTCTAA
- a CDS encoding GlxA family transcriptional regulator — MAFVLVPGFALTSFSLAIEALSVSNFLWGSAAYDYRLYSGDLDPAVTEVCTSNGVPIKVSGHCSEIEDCNLLFICAYEKAAGYESAVLFAKLKALKKKGCIFASLSSGSFILARAGALGDQRCTLFGEQMATFKELYPTVPVDECIYTVGDGVFTCQGGTTALDMLLYIIGQDHGAEFAIKVSHQFCQDRIRTRDEIQNIRRYLELRMKSPCLGAAIELMENNIEAPLSIEVLSGKIGATVRTLEQVFRIHENTTPVNYYLQLRLKHARSMIEDTRLPIATVAQATGFASQSYFTKRFREAYGFSPTRLRGDKKL; from the coding sequence GTGGCCTTCGTGCTGGTGCCCGGGTTCGCCTTGACCTCCTTCTCCCTGGCCATCGAAGCCCTGAGTGTCTCCAATTTCCTCTGGGGCTCGGCGGCATACGACTACCGCCTGTACAGCGGCGACCTCGATCCGGCGGTGACCGAGGTCTGTACGTCAAACGGCGTGCCGATCAAGGTCTCCGGGCACTGTAGCGAAATCGAAGACTGCAACCTGCTGTTCATTTGTGCCTACGAGAAGGCCGCTGGCTATGAGAGCGCTGTGCTCTTCGCCAAGCTGAAGGCGCTGAAAAAGAAGGGCTGCATATTCGCCTCCCTGTCGAGCGGCAGCTTTATCCTGGCCAGGGCGGGGGCTCTCGGCGACCAGCGCTGTACGCTGTTCGGTGAACAGATGGCGACCTTCAAGGAGCTCTATCCCACTGTGCCGGTGGATGAATGCATCTACACCGTGGGCGATGGGGTCTTCACCTGTCAGGGCGGAACCACGGCGCTCGACATGCTGCTCTACATCATCGGTCAGGACCATGGCGCCGAGTTCGCCATCAAGGTTTCCCATCAGTTCTGCCAGGACAGAATCAGGACGCGGGATGAAATACAGAATATTCGCCGCTATCTGGAGTTGAGAATGAAGTCGCCCTGTCTGGGGGCGGCCATCGAGTTGATGGAAAACAACATCGAAGCGCCACTGTCCATCGAAGTCCTGTCCGGCAAGATTGGTGCGACGGTGCGCACGCTGGAGCAGGTGTTCCGCATTCACGAAAACACCACACCGGTCAATTACTACCTGCAACTTCGATTGAAACATGCCAGGAGCATGATCGAGGACACCCGGCTACCCATAGCCACTGTCGCCCAGGCGACGGGGTTCGCCTCGCAGAGCTATTTCACCAAGCGCTTCAGGGAAGCCTACGGCTTTTCTCCGACGCGCTTGCGCGGCGACAAAAAATTATAA
- a CDS encoding dihydrodipicolinate synthase family protein yields the protein MNFDGIWTPVVTPFNQDGAINFAALREVIDSLIGDGVHGLIIGGTTGEYYALSNAERKQLFDAVAEQAKGRITLMAGINATSTEESLDLGRYAKAAGFDCILLAAPYYCQPTQEELLAHALCVDDALDMPIMLYNFPARTGTPMSFEFIDALKGRPNFQAIKESTGSIERMHHLTQEYADQLQTSCGMDDQVLEFFTWGARSWVCGASNFLAREHVALYQACVVEQDMLKGRQLAQRLLPMLNLLEGGGKFCQYIKHGCELAGLPVGVTRRPLLPLNDAEKAAFKQTYEQLIAHRG from the coding sequence ATGAACTTCGATGGCATTTGGACTCCCGTGGTAACGCCCTTCAACCAGGACGGGGCGATCAATTTCGCCGCCCTGCGCGAGGTCATCGACAGCCTGATCGGCGACGGCGTGCACGGCCTGATCATCGGCGGCACCACCGGCGAGTACTACGCCCTGAGCAACGCCGAGCGCAAGCAGCTGTTCGACGCGGTCGCCGAGCAGGCCAAGGGCCGCATCACCCTGATGGCCGGCATCAACGCCACCAGCACCGAGGAAAGCCTGGACCTGGGCCGCTACGCCAAGGCCGCCGGCTTCGACTGCATTCTCCTGGCCGCGCCCTACTACTGCCAGCCGACCCAGGAAGAACTGCTGGCCCATGCCCTGTGCGTGGACGACGCCCTGGACATGCCGATCATGCTCTACAACTTCCCCGCCCGCACCGGCACGCCGATGAGCTTCGAGTTCATCGACGCCCTCAAGGGCCGGCCGAACTTCCAGGCGATCAAGGAGAGCACCGGCTCGATCGAGCGCATGCACCACCTGACCCAGGAATACGCCGACCAGCTGCAGACCAGCTGCGGCATGGACGACCAGGTGCTGGAGTTCTTCACCTGGGGCGCGCGCAGCTGGGTCTGCGGCGCCTCCAACTTCCTCGCCCGCGAGCACGTGGCGCTGTACCAGGCCTGCGTGGTCGAGCAGGACATGCTCAAGGGTCGCCAGCTGGCCCAGCGCCTGCTGCCGATGCTCAACCTGCTCGAGGGCGGCGGCAAGTTCTGCCAGTACATCAAGCACGGCTGCGAGCTGGCCGGCCTGCCGGTGGGCGTCACCCGCCGCCCCCTGCTGCCGCTGAACGACGCCGAGAAGGCCGCCTTCAAGCAGACCTATGAGCAACTGATCGCCCATCGCGGCTAA
- a CDS encoding LysR family transcriptional regulator, which yields MVKHTEPDQTLIKMPSLRAVKSFVAAAKYQNFTRAAEALCVTQAAISRQIRELETYLGAELFKRAGRAVELTAAGAIFFDAAQLSFVNIAQAAERIRSQNVGKRVLTLCCSPAFSALWLSRRLPSFFSANPDIDLNLITTQNFLSMEPGVRPDIFITKMAKIRAGYRSLPMFHDVIYPVCTPRYLEQHPELRSLPGLRDSVLLNLSPYGRSQVAEHVDWGVWLAFHDVDIEARGSDSPHFFNANDYNMLVQMVLNHQGVALGWHHLVGHLVEQGQLVRPVEEQVVHKESLHYLTFSEDKEDDEACCRLRDWLMEQL from the coding sequence ATGGTTAAACACACCGAACCCGATCAGACGCTGATCAAGATGCCCTCCCTGCGCGCCGTGAAGTCCTTCGTCGCGGCGGCCAAGTACCAGAATTTCACCCGCGCCGCCGAGGCCCTGTGCGTGACCCAGGCGGCGATCAGCCGGCAGATTCGCGAACTGGAGACCTACCTGGGCGCCGAGCTGTTCAAGCGCGCCGGCCGCGCCGTGGAGCTGACCGCCGCCGGCGCCATCTTCTTCGATGCCGCCCAGCTGTCGTTCGTCAACATCGCCCAGGCGGCCGAGCGCATCCGCAGCCAGAACGTCGGCAAGCGGGTGCTGACCCTGTGCTGCTCGCCGGCCTTCTCCGCGCTGTGGCTGTCGCGGCGGCTGCCGAGCTTCTTCAGCGCCAACCCGGACATCGACCTCAACCTGATCACCACGCAGAATTTCCTGTCCATGGAACCCGGCGTGCGCCCGGACATCTTCATCACCAAGATGGCCAAGATCCGCGCCGGCTACCGCAGCCTGCCGATGTTCCACGACGTCATCTACCCGGTGTGCACGCCGCGCTACCTGGAGCAGCATCCCGAGCTGCGCAGCCTGCCGGGGCTGCGCGACAGCGTGCTGCTCAACCTCAGCCCCTACGGCCGCTCGCAGGTGGCCGAGCACGTCGACTGGGGCGTCTGGCTGGCCTTCCACGACGTCGACATCGAGGCGCGCGGCAGCGACAGCCCGCACTTCTTCAACGCCAACGACTACAACATGCTGGTGCAGATGGTGCTCAACCACCAGGGCGTGGCGCTCGGCTGGCACCACCTGGTCGGCCACCTGGTCGAGCAGGGCCAGCTGGTACGCCCGGTGGAGGAGCAAGTGGTGCACAAGGAAAGCCTGCACTACCTGACCTTCAGCGAGGACAAGGAAGACGACGAGGCCTGCTGCCGACTGCGCGACTGGCTGATGGAACAACTTTGA
- a CDS encoding NAD(P)/FAD-dependent oxidoreductase, with the protein MQLHCNFLPQDDGRCGWYETLPPPPPSTPLRGTVQADWVVLGAGYAGLAAARRLAELQPEASVVLIDAKRVGFGAAGRNSGFMVDLPHDLTSHSYTSSHEADHKIIRLSRGAIDYTREIVQRHGIDCDWREQGKLHGAANERGGQALEAFAKGLSALGEPYRLLDAKQMKAVTGSDFYQAGLHAPGAVLVQPAALSRGLGQSLPANVRLFEDSPVLDIEVGKPHRLTTAQGCVQAPRLVLANNAYAASFGELGLKGRLLPVYTYGSMTRPLTAEEQARLGGEQSWGLIPADPLGSTVRRLANGRICVRNSFTYNPEVNASAGTLQRVLKAHRTSFARRFPMLPEVDFEYTWGGALCISRNAGSVFGEIAPGVFSAVCCNGLGLTRGTISGKLIAEYALGMDSDLLSIMLEQPKPSRNPPEPLLGIGVRSTLAWKEWTAGVEL; encoded by the coding sequence ATGCAACTGCACTGCAACTTCCTGCCCCAGGACGATGGGCGCTGCGGTTGGTACGAGACCCTGCCGCCACCGCCGCCGAGCACGCCGCTGCGCGGCACCGTACAGGCCGACTGGGTGGTGCTCGGCGCCGGCTACGCCGGCCTGGCCGCCGCCCGCCGCCTGGCCGAACTGCAGCCCGAGGCCTCGGTGGTGCTGATCGACGCCAAGCGCGTCGGCTTCGGCGCCGCCGGGCGCAACTCCGGCTTCATGGTCGACCTGCCCCACGACCTGACCTCGCACAGCTATACCAGCAGTCACGAGGCCGACCACAAGATCATCCGCCTGAGCCGCGGCGCCATCGACTACACCCGCGAGATCGTCCAGCGCCACGGCATCGACTGCGACTGGCGCGAGCAGGGCAAGCTGCATGGCGCGGCCAACGAGCGCGGCGGCCAGGCCCTGGAAGCCTTCGCCAAGGGCCTGAGCGCCCTCGGCGAGCCCTATCGGCTGCTCGATGCCAAGCAGATGAAGGCCGTCACCGGCAGCGACTTCTACCAGGCCGGCCTGCATGCCCCGGGTGCCGTGCTGGTACAGCCGGCGGCGCTGTCGCGCGGCCTGGGCCAGAGCCTGCCGGCCAACGTGCGGCTGTTCGAGGACAGCCCGGTGCTGGACATCGAGGTGGGCAAGCCGCACCGCCTGACCACCGCCCAGGGCTGCGTGCAGGCGCCGCGCCTGGTGCTGGCCAACAACGCCTATGCCGCGAGTTTCGGCGAACTGGGCCTCAAGGGCCGCCTGCTGCCGGTGTACACCTACGGCAGCATGACCCGCCCGCTGACCGCCGAGGAGCAGGCGCGCCTGGGCGGCGAGCAGAGCTGGGGGCTGATCCCGGCCGACCCGCTGGGCTCCACGGTGCGGCGCCTGGCCAATGGGCGCATCTGCGTGCGCAACTCCTTCACCTACAACCCCGAGGTGAACGCCTCGGCCGGCACCCTGCAGCGGGTACTCAAGGCCCACCGCACCTCCTTCGCGCGGCGCTTCCCGATGCTCCCGGAGGTCGATTTCGAATACACCTGGGGCGGCGCCCTGTGCATCTCGCGCAACGCCGGCTCGGTGTTCGGCGAGATCGCCCCCGGCGTATTCAGCGCGGTGTGCTGCAACGGCCTGGGCCTGACCCGCGGCACCATCTCCGGCAAGTTGATCGCCGAGTACGCCTTGGGGATGGACAGCGACCTGCTGAGCATCATGTTGGAACAGCCCAAACCCAGCCGCAATCCACCCGAACCCCTGCTCGGGATCGGCGTGCGCTCCACCCTCGCCTGGAAAGAGTGGACCGCCGGCGTGGAACTCTGA
- a CDS encoding isopenicillin N synthase family dioxygenase, with protein MTQVIEECLSSKSTSFSEIPVVDIGPLLDGSDAQSVAAEIGNICENIGFLYIKNHGVSSSLIEDVYRLSRKFFDLPFEVKNQLNIVNSGQTLRGYIPMYGENVDPQNTKDFKECFDYGRHEEQVSPFFGPNLMPEEVQEFKQVMETYHEVMLGLARKLISAIALSLDLPADYFEKLQKKPITIQRLLHYPPQFGNITKKEIGIGAHTDYGFLTILSQDSNGGLQVQNRNGEWVSAPPVADTFIVNIGDLVQTFTNDRYISTMHRVINTSGVDRYSVPFFIDLDFDAVVDVVPSCISADQPSKYQPYTSGQHKYKRFVDSYTHLQDVAIGG; from the coding sequence ATGACGCAAGTAATCGAAGAATGCCTTTCCAGCAAGTCGACTTCCTTCAGCGAGATCCCCGTTGTGGATATCGGGCCCTTGTTGGACGGCAGTGATGCACAGTCGGTGGCCGCTGAAATTGGCAATATCTGTGAGAACATCGGTTTCCTGTATATCAAGAATCACGGCGTCTCTTCTTCCCTGATAGAAGATGTGTATCGACTCTCGCGAAAGTTCTTCGACTTGCCCTTCGAGGTCAAGAATCAGCTGAACATCGTCAATTCCGGGCAGACGTTGCGCGGCTATATTCCGATGTATGGCGAGAACGTCGACCCCCAGAACACCAAGGACTTCAAGGAGTGCTTCGACTATGGTCGGCACGAAGAGCAGGTCTCGCCGTTCTTCGGCCCCAACCTGATGCCGGAGGAAGTCCAGGAATTCAAGCAGGTCATGGAGACTTATCATGAGGTAATGCTCGGGCTGGCGCGCAAGCTGATCAGCGCCATTGCCCTGAGTCTGGACCTGCCGGCGGATTACTTCGAGAAGCTGCAGAAGAAGCCGATCACCATTCAACGCCTGCTGCATTACCCGCCGCAGTTCGGCAATATCACCAAGAAGGAAATCGGTATCGGCGCCCACACCGATTACGGTTTTCTGACCATCCTCTCGCAGGATTCGAACGGCGGCTTGCAGGTGCAGAACAGAAACGGCGAGTGGGTCAGCGCGCCGCCCGTGGCGGATACCTTTATCGTCAACATTGGCGACCTGGTACAAACCTTCACCAATGACCGCTATATCTCCACCATGCACCGGGTGATCAATACCAGTGGGGTGGATCGTTATTCGGTGCCGTTCTTTATCGACCTGGATTTCGATGCGGTGGTGGATGTGGTGCCGAGCTGCATCAGCGCGGACCAGCCGAGCAAGTACCAGCCGTACACCAGCGGCCAGCACAAGTATAAGCGCTTCGTCGACAGCTACACCCACTTGCAGGATGTGGCTATCGGCGGCTAA
- a CDS encoding aromatic ring-hydroxylating oxygenase subunit alpha: MNNKAKVAELIQQRKPRHALPTALYSDLEVYRQDLEQIWHKEWIFAGHTFELEKPGQYLTLQIGDYPVVVVRGGDGQIRALHNACRHRGSKVCSEASGKVAKLVCPYHKWTFDLDGKLLFAGNMGVDFNNADYGLKVAHCEVVNSYIYVCVAEQAPDFEKFRAALSPFIAPHNLDDCKVAFESNLVEKGNWKLVFENNRECFHCDGTHPELMNSFVENLSVAGVGGDEDPELVAHWDSCEAGGLPSRLVMDEHGQFRMTRIPLSSGAVSYTMNGKPAVNRRLDRSGVENIGALLYFNYPSTWNHFLGDHALSFRVLPQGPNETLVTTKWLVPKDAQEGLDYDLETLTRVWLATNDQDRRLVEGTQAGVNSPAYEPGPYSSIAENGVCQFDDWYCATMARKLAD; this comes from the coding sequence GTGAATAACAAAGCCAAGGTTGCAGAACTCATCCAGCAGCGCAAGCCGCGTCATGCGCTGCCGACCGCGCTGTACAGTGACCTCGAGGTGTACCGCCAGGACCTGGAGCAGATCTGGCACAAGGAATGGATCTTCGCCGGGCACACCTTCGAACTGGAGAAACCGGGCCAGTACCTGACCCTGCAGATCGGCGACTACCCGGTGGTGGTGGTGCGCGGCGGCGACGGCCAGATCCGCGCGCTGCACAACGCCTGCCGCCACCGCGGCTCCAAGGTCTGCAGCGAGGCCAGCGGCAAGGTCGCCAAGCTGGTCTGCCCCTATCACAAGTGGACCTTCGACCTGGACGGCAAGCTGCTGTTCGCCGGCAACATGGGCGTGGACTTCAACAACGCCGACTACGGCCTCAAGGTCGCCCACTGCGAGGTGGTCAACAGCTACATCTACGTCTGCGTGGCCGAGCAGGCGCCGGACTTCGAGAAGTTCCGCGCCGCCTTGTCGCCCTTCATCGCCCCGCACAACCTCGACGACTGCAAGGTGGCCTTCGAGTCCAACCTGGTGGAGAAGGGCAACTGGAAGCTGGTGTTCGAGAACAATCGCGAATGCTTCCACTGCGACGGCACCCACCCCGAGCTGATGAACTCCTTCGTCGAGAACCTCTCGGTGGCCGGGGTCGGCGGCGACGAGGACCCCGAGCTGGTCGCCCACTGGGACAGCTGCGAGGCCGGCGGCCTGCCCAGCCGCCTGGTGATGGACGAGCACGGCCAGTTCCGCATGACCCGCATACCGCTGTCGTCCGGCGCTGTCAGCTACACCATGAACGGCAAGCCGGCGGTGAACCGGCGCCTGGACCGTAGCGGCGTGGAGAACATCGGCGCGCTGCTGTACTTCAACTACCCCTCGACCTGGAACCACTTCCTCGGCGACCACGCCCTGAGCTTCCGCGTGCTGCCCCAGGGGCCCAACGAGACCCTGGTGACCACCAAGTGGCTGGTGCCCAAGGATGCCCAGGAAGGCCTCGACTACGACCTGGAGACCCTGACCCGGGTGTGGCTGGCCACCAACGACCAGGATCGCCGTCTGGTCGAGGGCACCCAGGCCGGGGTCAACTCGCCGGCCTACGAGCCGGGGCCCTATTCCTCCATCGCCGAGAACGGCGTGTGCCAGTTCGACGACTGGTACTGCGCCACCATGGCGCGCAAGCTGGCCGACTGA
- a CDS encoding class I SAM-dependent DNA methyltransferase, producing the protein MSEGWDEYAVGWDSNEAVIAYANNAYLALENTAKLKGCRIFDFGCGTGLLTEKLSKTASSVVALDPSQKMISVLENKRLNNVATIASELDQKLINDNSLLSPKFGLVVASSALAFVPDYVETLKLLKQLLNKDGCLVQWDWFKDEGEKGYGFSEQQIKSALTEAGFAECCTSLPFSMQSDGSAMGVVMGVARNS; encoded by the coding sequence ATGAGTGAAGGTTGGGATGAATACGCAGTAGGGTGGGATAGCAATGAAGCCGTCATTGCTTATGCGAATAACGCCTACCTTGCCTTGGAAAATACTGCAAAACTAAAGGGATGTCGCATTTTTGATTTTGGTTGCGGCACAGGCTTGCTTACCGAAAAGTTGTCAAAGACAGCAAGTTCAGTGGTGGCTCTCGATCCTTCGCAAAAGATGATTTCAGTACTCGAAAACAAGCGCCTGAACAATGTTGCAACAATCGCATCAGAACTAGACCAAAAGCTGATCAACGACAATAGTCTGTTGTCACCAAAATTTGGACTTGTCGTGGCGTCCTCGGCACTGGCCTTCGTACCGGATTACGTAGAAACGCTTAAGCTATTGAAACAATTGCTTAACAAGGATGGTTGCCTGGTGCAGTGGGATTGGTTCAAAGACGAGGGCGAAAAAGGGTATGGATTTTCAGAGCAACAGATTAAATCGGCACTGACAGAGGCTGGATTTGCCGAGTGTTGCACATCGCTTCCCTTTTCCATGCAAAGTGACGGTAGCGCGATGGGTGTAGTCATGGGAGTAGCCAGAAATTCCTAA